In one Nicotiana tomentosiformis chromosome 6, ASM39032v3, whole genome shotgun sequence genomic region, the following are encoded:
- the LOC138893622 gene encoding uncharacterized protein gives MWSATTDCIREAAREVLGVSTGVSGGYKGDWWWNEVVQGKVEAKKAVYLKLVGSIGEEERRACMERYTAARKEAMLAVTDAKTAAYGRMYEELGGKCGEKKLFRMTRLRERKARDLDQVRYIKDEDGRVLMENAKLRGDGRLTFINI, from the coding sequence atgtggtcagcgacaacagactgtattagggaggctgcgagagaggtgttaggagtCTCTACGGGCGTCTCTGGTGGgtacaaaggagactggtggtggaatgaagtggtccaaggtaaagtggaagcaaagaaggcggtgtacctgaagttagtggggagcataggtgaggaggagagacgagcgtgcatggagaggtatacggcagctaggaaggaggctatgTTGGCGGTCACGGAtgctaagactgcggcttatggtcgtatgtacgaggaattgggggGGAAatgtggggagaagaagttattccggatgACCaggttgagagagaggaaggctcgggatttggaccaagtgagatacatcaaggacgaagatggtagagtattgatggaaaaTGCCaaattaagaggagatggcagacttactttcataaataTCTGA